CAAGCTCTCTCTGCGCAGATCTGGTGTTTTAAGGCTCCCCACCCGTGGCAAGGTTCCGCTTGCCACGCTATTTGGCTGAAGATAGCCGGAAGGCCCGCTCAGCGCGTACCAGAACACCAGGTTCACGCACACGAGAATCAGCGCAAACCACCTCATTCTCCTGCCATCTCTCTATCAATGTAGCTGAGACCTTCCAGCACCAGGGAAGGATAATGAGCGCCCTCCAGCCCAAGCTGGAGAAGCCTACCAGCATCCCCTCCCGTTACCAGGGCCTGGGACAGACCAAGATCAGACATATCCCTCCCTACCCGCTCAATCATCGCCCGGGACAACCAGGACAAGCCTTGATTCACACATTCCGCGGTACTCTTTCCCGGGTCACTCCCCGAAAGCGCGCCCGCCTCAAACAGAATTCGCGCAGCGTCGCTTTTCAGGCTTCTCAACATCATTTTCAGGCCAGGAAGGATATACCCCCCAAGATGCTCTCCTGTGCTATTTACATAATCGACGGTAATCGCACTACCGGCATCTATAACCGCGTACCCACTCTTACAGCGCTTCCACGCTCCGTACATACCGTGCCAGCGATCAGCCCCCATCGTTTTGACATCAGCATATGAATTCTGAAGCCCGCAGCGCCGGGCCTCAGCCCAATGAAAATTAACCGGAGCAGATACCTTCTGCTGCAGATATGCCAAAAGTTCCAGCCTCTTTTCTTCCCGGATAACTGTAGACACTCCCACCCGGGAAACCGCATCCAGACGCCCCTCAATACCAACTAAAGGATCACCTCCGCCCAGGGCCGACCATCCTTCATCTAAAACCAATCCATCCTGTTCAAGGCGCCACTTCAATCGAGTGTTACCCGCATCGATCAGCAGCTTCATACAGCGACCCGCAAGCTAATCTCTCCAGCACGAACGGGAACAACACCCCCTTCAGCCCCGACAAGATAGTTCCCCTGTTCATCGACCCCACAACCAACCCCAACGACGCCGCCGCTCTGGGCAACCAACTGCCGCCCTCTGAACATATCCCGGGCCTGCCACGGGTCCCTGAATGCGGGAAAGCCTTTTCCAGCGAAGACTTCAGCACTCTCAAGCAAGGAGCCAATAAGAGCAGATGCGATTTGATTACGCGACCAGGCTGAGCGGGGGGAGTTTTTTGCAAGACTGGACCAGGGTTGATCGACATCGTCGGCGCGACTCATGTGTACATTAATACCGATGCCAACAATGACCCGAACAACGCCCTCCTGCAATTCGCCCTGCAACTCAACAAGTATCCCCCCAAGCTTGCCGTCGGGCAGAAAAATATCATTGGGCCACTTCAGACGCACTCCTGGCACACCGAGCTCCTCAAGAGTTTCAGCAACTGCAACGCCCAAGGCAAGACTGAGCCCATCTAGCGCCGAAAATCCACCCTGGAACGTCAGACCTGCGCTCAGATACAAATTCTCGCCCCGAGGACTACGCCAGGGCCTGCCACGCCGCCCGCGCCCCATGGTCTGACAATCCGCTATGGCAACCGGCACTCCCACCACCCCCATGGAAATCTGTCGCAGGACCTCAGTATTGGTTGAGTCCACCTCGTCCAGAACATTCAGGGAAATAC
This Marinobacter sp. ANT_B65 DNA region includes the following protein-coding sequences:
- a CDS encoding type III pantothenate kinase; protein product: MKLLIDAGNTRLKWRLEQDGLVLDEGWSALGGGDPLVGIEGRLDAVSRVGVSTVIREEKRLELLAYLQQKVSAPVNFHWAEARRCGLQNSYADVKTMGADRWHGMYGAWKRCKSGYAVIDAGSAITVDYVNSTGEHLGGYILPGLKMMLRSLKSDAARILFEAGALSGSDPGKSTAECVNQGLSWLSRAMIERVGRDMSDLGLSQALVTGGDAGRLLQLGLEGAHYPSLVLEGLSYIDREMAGE
- a CDS encoding biotin--[acetyl-CoA-carboxylase] ligase; this encodes MKSKVLVSLLSDGQVHSGERLAAELGVSRTAVWKQVHRALNEGFEIETVRGRGYRLITPVDLLDADEILGALAAPFRSSISLNVLDEVDSTNTEVLRQISMGVVGVPVAIADCQTMGRGRRGRPWRSPRGENLYLSAGLTFQGGFSALDGLSLALGVAVAETLEELGVPGVRLKWPNDIFLPDGKLGGILVELQGELQEGVVRVIVGIGINVHMSRADDVDQPWSSLAKNSPRSAWSRNQIASALIGSLLESAEVFAGKGFPAFRDPWQARDMFRGRQLVAQSGGVVGVGCGVDEQGNYLVGAEGGVVPVRAGEISLRVAV